Part of the Sphingopyxis sp. 113P3 genome, CGACGAGGACAAGATCGCTTCGGAGCCCTTTTGAGGTCACGTCGGTCTTGACGACACGGACGCCGAAATTGCCGCGAACCGGCGTCGACCCGATCTCGCTGTCATAATCGGCCATCAGATAGCCCGCATAGGTGCGCTCGGTGACGTCGCGGTTGGAAACCGAGCGCAGGTCGTCGGGAAGACCCGGATCTTCGGTCCCCAGATATTCGCGGAAGAGGCAATCAACGTCGAACGTCGCCCAGCTGTGGATGCTATTGCCCGGCGCGTCGCTCAGATAATCGGTTTGCGGAAAAGCCTGGCGGCAGATGTTGTTGATCCGCCGATCTTCCTCAATTGCAGGGTTTTCGTTGAAGTCGCCGTTGCGCACGTCATAGTCGCTGAACTTGAGCTGCGCGACGCGGACGCCAGCGGACAGCGCGCTCAGGAAGCCGTCGAGCTCATATTTGGCGTCGAAGCGTCCCGCGACGATCTTGTTGTAGCGGCGGCTCTCGTCGCGGCGGAAGCGGGCGTCGTCCCAGAAAAGGTCGTGGTTGTTGAGGTCGAAGCGCGGGTCGATCGTAATCGTCGGGATAAAGCTGCCCGGCGCGATATCGTAGATATAGGGAATGCGCTGATCGTCGATCTCGGTGCGGACTCCGTTAACGTCCATCCGGTCGGTGCGCAGGCGGAAATTGCGCTCGGTTTCGGAACGGATCGTGCGCGAGTATGACGCATCCGCCGTGAGGGTCAGCCGGTCGGATGGCGTCCATTCGACCGAAAGGCCGCCGCCCAGATATTCCTCCGAGCGTGTCAGCGTCGAGCCGTTCGATTCGAGCGAACTTGACCCTTCCAGGTGCGAGACGATGCCATTTTCGTCGAACTCGACGTTGGTCAGGCTGCGCCGCGCCTCCGAGATAGTCAGGTCGCGCCGGTTTTCGACAAAGGTGCGGTCCGAATATTGAAGGTCGAGGTTGATGTTGAACTGGTCCGAGGGACGCCACTGGATCGCACCGAAAACAGCGTCACGCTGGTCGGTCTCGCTGATCTGGCGGAATATGTAGCTGTTGGGGACGAGATAATAGGGTATCCCGTCACCATAATTGTCGCGGCTGAGTTCCGTGCAATTATTGTTGATGACCGTGACGTCGGCGCGGCACGCGGTCCAGGTGGTGCTCGCGGCGTAGGTTTCCTCGGGATTGTTCGTGTCGTTGCGCTGGAAGCCGATCGAGATGCCGATGGTGTCGTTCGCGAACTGGTCGACATAGCTCAGCGTGCCGCGCCAGCCGACCCCGCCGCTGCCGCCAACGATGCGGTCCCCATAGGGATTATATTGGGCCTTGAGCTCGCCCTGAATGCGTGTTTTGCCATAATCGAGCGGACGCAAAGTGCCGATCTCGATCGTGCCGGCGACACCGCCCTCGACGAGGTTTGCCTGCTGCGTCTTGTAGATTTTGATCTGGTTGACCAGTTCGGAAGGGAACTGGTTGAAATTGACCGAGCGATCGCCGCTTCCGTTGGTCGCGTCGCGGCCGTTGAACGTCGAGTTTGAAAGGAAGGGCCCAAGGCCGCGCAGGGCGATTTCGGACGCATCCCCCTTTTCACGGTGAGTCGTGGCGCCCGTGATTGTCTGGATTGCCTGTCCGACCGAGATGGCGGGGATGTCGCCGATATCATCGGCCGCCAACGTGTCGACAATCGCGGTCTCGCGGCGCTTTGCCTCGATCGAGCTCTGGATTGTTTCGCGGATGCCCGAGACGACGATCGCATCACTATCATCCTGAGCCGCAGCACCCGCGTCCTGCGCCGCTGCAGGCATTGCAACAATGAGCATTGGGCCGGTCCCTGCGAGAAGCGCGGCGCGCAGCGCGCGGGTCGGATTGCGAGAATTCACTGTATCTCTCCCCTTGGTAAATCGAGTCTTTTCGGAACCGGCTAGTCGAATATCTATACCAGTTTGTCAACCACTGTGTCAGTCAAACTGGACAGTCCAGAACAGCCGGGCGCTAACGGACGAGTTGGCTGCGCAGGTCGGGAACGGCCTGGGCGAGCGCCTGCGTGACAAGCTTGGCAACGACTTCCGCCCCGACGTCGCCGAGGTGCGTATAGTCGAACTTGCGGGTCACTTGGCCGCGGGGTCCTTTCCCCTCGATCCGAGGCGGCGGCGGCGGCGCAGGCCGCGCCTTGAGCGTCGTTCCGGATTTCGCGGCCGCGAGCTCCTCCGCCGTCGGCGGTTCTTGCGCGAGCTGGGTTGCGGTTTCCGCCCCCATCTGCTGCGTCTGCGCAGCGCTCAGCGCGTTGAGGTCGACGAGGGGCACGCCCTCAGCCTTTGCGACCGCGCGCACCTGATCCGACCAGCTCTCGAGCGTGTTCTGGAGCTTGCCATCGCGAAACTCGCGGCGGGTTAGCGGCGTGAGAAGCACCGGAGTCGCGCCGGCCGCGCGCACCTCGGCGACGAATCGTTTCAAGTTTGCGGGGAACTCGGTGGTTTCATCAGTCCAGCGTTCAGCCTTGCTCGACTGGTCGTTGTGCCCGAACTGGATCAGCACAAAAGTGCCCCGATATCCAGCGACCTTCGCCTCCGCGAGCGCGATGGCCCACGAGCCTTCCTGACGATAGCTGCGCGTGCTGCGCCCGCCGCGGCCGGTGTTAAGACAGGCGACCGACGATTTGACGTGCTTGGCGCAAAAGGCGCCGCCCCAGCCGCTATGCGGCGCCATCGTCGAATCCCCGACAAGAATGATCTTGTAGGGCTCGAGCGGGGGCGCGTCGGTGCGCTCGCGCTCGGTGGCCTGCGCCCCGCCGGCGAGAACCGTGGCAGCGATGAGGCTCGTGATCAGTCGGCGCATTTAGGATCTCCCGCTTAAGAGAAGGCGAGGCCGCCGTTGATGTCGAGGCACACGCCGGTGAGGAAGCTTGCGGCCGGCGATGCAAGGTAGGTGATGCTGTCGGCAACTTCGTCGGGATGGCCTTCACGGCGCAGCGGCGTGTTGCCCGCGGTCGCGGCGCGCCCTTCGGGCTTTGAGAAGATATCGTGGAAGCTGGTGCCAATGAGGCCGGGGCAGACCGCGTTGACGCGGATGCCCTGCGGACCGAGCTCCTTCGCCATCGACCGCGTCCAGGTCATCATCGCTCCCTTCGCGGTCGCATAGACCGACGCGCCGGGTCCGCCGCCGTCGCGGCCGGCGAGACTCGACACGTTCACAACCGCAGAACCTTCCCCGAGGAAGGGCAGCGCCCCTTTCAGGACAAGAAAGGCCGATTTGAGATTGAGCGTCATCACCTGGTCAAAGAAGGCTTCGTCCATCTCGCCGAGCGTCTTGCGCGCGACCATGCCCCCCGCGAGATTGACGAGAATGTCGAGGCGGCCGCTGAATGCGATCCCGACTTCGTCAAGCATCGCCCTCACGGCGCTGCTGTCGGTGACGTCGGCCTGGATAAGGAAGGCTTCGCCGCCCGCGGCCTTGATCGCGGCGAGCGTCTCTTCAGCCGCTTCGCGGCCGCTGTTGTAGTTGATCGCAACGCGCGCGCCCGCGCGGGCAAGGGCAATCGAGACCGATCGGCCGATATCGCGGCCGCCACCGGTGACAAGGGCGGTTTTCCCCTGGAGGTTCATGTGATGCAATTCCTTATTCTTGGGTGGGTTGGGATGGGGTGGCGACCGGTTCGACGCGGCCGCCGATCAGTCGGAAGGCAAGAAATGATAGCGGGACGATTGCGGCCGACAGCGCGAAAATCGGCGCGTAGCTGGTCTTCGTCAGCACCGGAACAAGCCAGGTGGTTATCAGCGTTCCCGCGACCGCGGCGGTGCCGCTGATCCCGGCAAGGCTGCCGACTGCGCCGCCGCCGAACCAGTCGCTCGGCAGCGTCTGGATATTGCCGATCGCCGTCTGGAATCCGAAGAGGATGCACGCGATCAGCAGCACCGCGGTCAATGGGTCAGCGGCGCGGATCGTGAAGAGCAGGGCGGGCAGCATGATGGCACAGCCGATCCCGATGGAGAGTGTGCGCGCCTTGTGGACGCTGCCGCCGCGGTCGATGATCCGCCCCGCGAAAAAGCCCCCAAACAGACTGCCAAGCATTGCGCCGACGAAAGGAACCCAGGCAAAGAGCCCGATCTGCTTGACGTCGAAGCCGAAGGTTTCGGCAAGATAGATCGGCAACCATGACACGAACAGCCACCAGACCGGATCGAGGAAGAAGCGCGACAGGATGACCGCCCAGCTTTGACGGTAGCGTAGCAGTTCTCCAAGCGGCATGCGCCGGTCGTCGGTGCGGCCAGCTTCGCTGCGGCCGGAGAGTATATAGGCGCGTTCCTCGGCGCTGAGACGCGGGTTGGTATCGGGATCGGCCTTGTAGAACCAGAGCCACGGCACGAGCCAGATCAGCCCAAGGATGCCGACGAACATGAAGGTACCGCGCCACCCGAACTGCACGAAGAGCAAGGCGACGAGCGGCGCCGATACGATGCCGCCAAGAGAGGCTCCGGCATTGAAGATGCCCTGCGCGAGCGCGCGCTCACGCGAGGGGAACCAGAGCGCATTCGCCTTGGCCGCGCCAGGCCAGTTGCCTGCCTCGCTTACGCCCAGTGTTGCGCGCAGGACGCCGAGCAGCGGCATCGAGCGGACCAGGGCATGCGCGGCGATCGATAGCGACCAGAAAAGGATCGAGACCGTGAAGCCGAGCCGCGTGCCGATTGCGTCGAAGACCCGACCGAAGAGCGACTGGCCGAAGGCATAGGCGATCATGAAGATCGTCACCAGGAGCGCATAATCTTCCTTGGTCGCGCCGATGTCCTTCGAGACCTCGGGCCACATCACCGCGAGCGCATTGCGGTCGATATAGTTGATCACGGTGGCAAGGCCGATCAGGCCGATCACGCACCAGCGCAAATGCCCCTTCATTGAGCGTCTCCCTTGGCGAGGTCGAGGCGGCCGACGGGGCCGGTCCAGGCGAAGCTGCGACCGGCGACGGTCGCGTGATGGCTTGCACGCGCCGAGGTATCGTGCGCGATTGCTATGGCAAGGCGATGGCCATCGACGAAGGTCACGAGCACGATGTCGGCGCCGTCCTCGCGCCGGTGCGCGAGCGAGCCGATGCGCGAACTGCTTGCCACCACCGCCTCGGACGAGGCGTCATAGCGCCCGTGCGGTTCGAGCAGGCTGACGAAGGTCGTCTCGGCGGCGCCGTCGACGCGCTGGATCAGCGCGGGTTCGCGGCGAAGATTAAATTCGGGATCATTCGCGCCGCTTTCGGCGAGGATAAAGCGGGCGCCCTTGGGGGGCGCCATGTGGTAAGAGTAGAAACGGCTGCCCTGCATGAAGGTGAGGCGCGCCGCGCCGTTGCGGGTCCCTTCGCCGTCGACCCATAGATGCTGATAACCGTTGACGCTCCCGAGCACTGGCCGCTCGGCCAGATGCTGGTCGAACGCAATGTCGCTGTCGATGATATGTCCCGAAAAATGCAGCGGCAGGTCATAGCGATGCCTGCCGCTGCCAGTCCCGTGGAGGATGTCGAGGATCAGCGGATTTGAAAGGCCGTCGACGTCGAGCATGACGAGCGCGCGGCGGATGGTGACGCCGGGATATGCGCCTTCAATTTCGGCGATCGACCAGCGGGTCGGGGCGTCGAGGCCGGCTGAAAGCTGACGGGTCGGGACCTTTTCGCCAGCCTTCCATTGGCCGCCGAACTGGCTTTGTTCATCGACGACGAGCGTGTTGTGCGCGACGGTCGCGCTCGCCCAGCTGTCATTTTCGGGAAGGTAGCGCCCGCCGCGCTTCGCCTCGACGTTGAGGAAGCGCGCGGCGCCATAGTCGGTCACGACCGCACCTGTCTCGTCATAATAGAGCCAGTTGAGGCGGTCGAAATGGCCGTGCCCCATGCCCTGCACGCCGTTCTTGGCGACCAGAAGCGGCCCATTGCTTGCGCGGCCCTCGCGCAGGAGAACGAGTGCGCCCTGCTTGCCGTCGGGACCGTCCCCCAGCAGACGCGAAGTGAACGGCCAGGGCTTTGCCTTTCCCGCAGCGACATCGGCGGCAAGCATCTGCCCGGCCGGCGTGAGCACCGTGTGCCCCTGCCACTCGGCGATCGACAGGAAGGCGGGGTCGTGCGTCGCGGCGTAGGCAATCGCAACGCCATGATAAAGTTCTTCGGTACGCAGGCTTTTGTCGGGCATCGCGTCGTTGATCGGAATGAAATATCCCGAATGGGTGAGGTCGATGGCGGTGCGGACCGCCTTCAGCACGATGCCGTCCCGGTAGTCGAAGATCTTGCGCTGCGGTTCATTCGCCTCGATCGCGGCGGCGAAGACGACGAAAGGCTGGAGCGCGTAACGCTGGTAGTAGGGCCCCTCGGCATAATAGCCGTCGGGCGAAAACAGCAGATCGAGCTGGCGCAGGAAGCCCGCCTTTCCGCTCTTGTCGAGCCCCATCAGCGCCTTGTCGACAAGATCGCGGTCGCCGAGGAGATAACCAGCGAGACCGACCCCGGCGCACGCCCAGGTCGCATGATTGTGGATGCGATTGATGACCTCAGGCGAACCGTCGGACAGGAAGCGTGCCATCGGGCGAATGACGCCCTCGTCAATCCGGCGGCGGTCGTCGGGGGAAAGCGCCTTGCGGATTTCGGCATAGCCTTGAACCGCGTTGACGAGGAAGACGCTGTCGTTGAGGCTCTGCCAGAACAGACGCCCGGGCACCTGGTTTGCCGCGGCGGGGTGCGGCCCGAGCGCCGGATAGAGGTCGGCATAGGCGAGCAGCATGTCGCGGACATGATCGAGATAGCGCCGGTCGCCGGTGAGCCGGTAAAGCTGGCCACCCTCGAAGATGATCCGGTAATTGCGCTTGTGCTGTTCGTGGGTAAAGCCGCCCCCCGCATCCTTGGGGACCGGCACGTTGATCCCCGCCCCGATCGAGGCGTCAAGGTCGCGCTTTGCACCGGTAACTTCGGCAGCGAAGAGCGGAGCATAGGCCGGCTGCGCGGATGAAGGCTGCCCGGATGCCGGCGCTGCCGCAAGCGGCAGCGCGCTTGCTGCGAGGAGTAGCGCGAGTGCACGGGTCATGGGCGGCTATCCATGAGATTGCCCGCGAGTTCGGCCCGTAGCGGCCCCTTGTAGACCAGTTCCTCGATGCGCGGCGCGGGGGTGGCGCGAAAGGCGTTACCGCTAATGCGTGTGTGAGGTTTGCCGACTGAATGGATGACGACAAGCGGCGCCGACGTCTCGAAGCTGTTGCCGAGAATTTCGCTGTGCTGCGCGCCCGACAGGCGAAGCGAGGCATCGCCCGCCCCGCTGTCTGAAACGCTCGATCCTGTCATCGAAAAATAAGGGCCGAAGGTGCTTTCGTCGGTGCCCTTGCGCAGAAGGTCGGCCACGAGTCCGACGCGCGCAAAGCTGCTCCCCGCAATTTCGAGGCGTTCGACCGGGTACCAGCCCTTGGGTTCCTGCTCGCCCGTGCCGAGGACGACCGCGCCGCTCATGTCGGAAAAGCTGCTGCCGAGAAGCGCGATCGCGTTCGCGAACGTGCCCGGGGCCATCACAATGCCGTCGAGCCGCGCCGCCTTGCCAGGGCCGCGGACCGACACGCCCTTCATCTCGATTTCGTAATTGGGCGCCACCCCGGGGGCGACCGCGATCAGCGCCGCGTCGGCGCTGGCACCGCGCGCATCGAGCGTCAGGTCGGCCAGGCGCAGACCTCCGCCCGCCTCGATACGGGCAAAGGCGCCGCTCGCGACATGGACGACCGGCGCGGCGCCCGCCTGTCCCGCGATGGTCAGCCTGTGTCGGACCACAACCGGCGAGGCCACCTCATAGACGCCCCCGGCAAGCGCGAGCGTATCTCCTGCGCGCGAGGCGCCGACTGCGTCGGCGAGCGACGCGCCTGCCGCCAGTTCGACGGTGCGACCGGAGCCGAAGTCCGCTTCGGCGGTGTCGGGGCGATACCAGGAGGCGCCTACCTCTTCGCGCTTTACGGGAACCAGATCGCGCGGCGCACCGACCTTGGCGAGCGCGGGATCGGTGGGGTAGAGAAGGCCGTTGGCAGCGCGTTCGAACCGGAGTTCGCGCTGTTCGACACCGCGCGTCACGAGCGGCTGCGCGACGGCTGCCTCGACATTGCCCGCAAATGTGATGCCAGCGATATCGTCCTCGGCGCGGAAGGGGTCGGTGTTCTTGGTGCCGCTGACGAGATTGCCCCTGAACTGGCTTTCGACCGGCGGCGCCGAGCGTTCGGCATCTGCGCCCGCGGCGAGAGTGATGCGCGCGCTGTCGAGGATCGAGTTACGCTCGATCAGGGCATTGGAAACCTGATGGTAGCGGTTGATCACCGAATTGGGCACGCCGTTCATCACGGTGAGGGCGCTTCTGAAATCCTTGCCCGCGAGCCCTTCCATATAGTTGAAGCGTATGATCTGGTCGCGATTGATTACGCGGACGCCGCCGCTGTCGGGCACATGGTTGCCAAGGAAGATGTTGCGCTCGACAAGATTGCCGTTGCCGTGGCGCAGCACGAAGGCGCCCTGCGATGAAAGCACCAGATTCTCGCGAAGGATATTGCCGCCGGACTTGACCGAGACGATCTCGACCTCGCCGCTGGTGCGGTCGAAAATGTTACGCTCGACGACCGTGTGGCTGTCGGACAGCGATTCCTCGCTGGTGCCGATGCGGATCGTCTCGCCGCCGTTCGAGCCCAGGGGCGGACGGGGGCCGAAATAATTATGGTCGATGCGGTGTCGGTTATCGAGCGGGTCGCCGGACTTGCGGATCACCGCCAGCGTGACCCCGCTATTGGTCTTGCCCTCGAAATGCGAGTGGTCGACGCGGTTGTAGGTGCCGTATATCGCGACCCAGATATCCTCGGAGCGCCGGTCGGGCTTGCTGAAACCGTCGATGACGACCTCGGTAATGCGTGTGTTGCTCGCGAGCATTTTCGAATCGCGGCGGAAACTGATGACTTCGCGCGTCGGGCTGGCGCCGCGCTTGAAAACGAGCCCGGAAACCACAAGGTGGCGGCCGCCGAGGCGAAGGTTCGAAGCGCCAGTGAGCAGCACTTTGCCCTTGGTCTGTGCGGTGAGGGTGATTGGCGCCTCGGCCGTGCCTGCGCCGGTGAATACAAGCTGCGCGTCGCGCCATTCGCCATCGCGCAGGACGATCGAATCGCCGGGCTTCGCGCTCTTTACCGCGGCCTTATACTCGATCTGGTCGGCCACCAGTATCTCGCGGGCCTCCGCCGCCTCCATTGCAAAGGCGCAAATCGCCCCCATCAAAACAGCCCGCAGCAGCATCGCGTCCTCTCTCCCGGTTCATCTCTTGTGCCCACATTGGACTATACAACTGGTATGACGATTTCAACCCTCTTTGGCTGTCAATCTGTCAAACCAGCCTGGACCTTTGAAAACGGGGTGCAGACCCGAGGGAGCAAGATATTCACGCACATGATAGTGAATGTTGACTCGCGAGCGAATCTGACTCATACAAGGGGTCGAAGGCGGTGCCGGAGAGTGCCGCCCGGGAGGGAGAGTCATATGAAGGTTCAGCTTCTCGCGACCGCATCGGCGGCCGCCCTGTTCGCGCTACCCGTTTCCGCTCTCGCGCAAACGAGCGAGGCCGATTCACCGGCCGAAACCACCGCACAAAATGCGCCCCGCGGCGGCAAAGATATTATCGTCACCGCGACGCGCCGTACCGCCCGGCTGCAGGATGTGCCGCTCAGCGTCACCGCCTTCGGTCAGGAGCAGCTCGATGACCTCGGCATCGTCGGCTATGAGGGGATCGCCCAGAACACCCCGGGCATCGTCGTCAACCGGCCGACGCAGAACTTCAACAATTTCACCAGCCGCGGGATCAATACCAACGGTTACAGCGCCGGCCTGCAGAGTGCGGTTGCCATCTATGTCGACGAGCTGCCGATCTCGGCGAACGGCAATTCGACCATTCTCGACCCCAATCTCTATGACGTCGAACGCGTCGAATTTCTGCGGGGGCCTCAAGGGACCCTGTTCGGATCGAACTCCCTTGCGGGGGCGATGCGGATCATCACCAAAAGCCCCGACCTCGACGATTTCGAGGCCTCGGCGAGCGCTGATATCGGTCTCACGGGATCGAGTTCGGTGCGCCAGCGCTACAACGCGATGATCAATATGCCGATCATGACCGACCAGCTGGGGCTGCGCGTCACCGGCTATTACCGCAACGAGGACGGCTGGATCGACAACATCGGGACCGGCATCAAGGATTCGAACAGCCTCGAGGCCTATGGCGGCCGCGCGATCCTGCTGATGCGTCCGAGCGACCGGATGACGGTGAAATTGCTCGCCTCCTACGAGAACAGCAAGCCCGCCGATTCGGCGCTGACCAACCCGGCGCTCGGCAAGTTCGTGCGCCGTTCGGACCGCCCCGACCTGTTCCAGGGCAAGCTCACCAACTATAATGTCACGGTCAATTACGAGTTCGACTTCGCCGAACTGATCAGCTCGACGACCTTGTCGGACTATGACGCTTCATTCTACGTCGATCTTGCGGGAACCTTCGCGCAGGCCTTTCCGTTTGCGCTCGACGCATACGCTTATGACGATCTGTTCGTTCAGGAGACGCGGCTTGTCTCGCGCACCTCAGGACCAATCGACTGGGTCGCCGGCTTCTTCTATTACGACAAGCGGCGCACCGTCGATTTCGCCTATCGCTCAACGCAGGAATTCCTCGACGCGCGCGGTCTGACCGGCCTGCCCGACGAATATTATCAGCGTTTCAACAGTTACACCGATCAGAAGGAAATCGCGGGCTTCGGCGAAGTGACCGCGCATCTCAGCGACCGCTTCTGGGTCACCGGCGGCCTGCGCTACGGTAGCACGGAAGTGCAGAGCTTCACGCGCGGTGGCGGCTACAACAGCAATTACCTGACGCTCGCGCTGCTCGGGCTTTCCAATCTGCCGGTGACGATCGTTCCGATCAACTATGCCGAAGGCTTGAAGGTCAAGGCCAACCGGCTCTCATGGAAGGCCAGCGTGTCGTGGAAACCGGTCGACAGCCTTACCACCTATGCGACGGTGTCCACGGGCTTCCGCACCCCGGTGGTCAACGCGCGCGCCGGGCTTGCTAGCGTTGTCGACCCCGGCGACCTCATCATCCCTGACGGCGCCAAGTCCGACAGCGTGACCAATTACGAAGTCGGGTTGAAGGGCCGCTGGTTCGATGGCGACCTCACCGCCAATCTCGCGGCTTATTATATCGACTGGAAGGACATCCAGGTACAGGCGAACCGCGTCTCGGATTCGGTCCAGTTCGCGACCAACATCGGTGCGGCGGAAAGCTATGGCCTCGAATTCGAATTCGTCGCCCGGCCGGTCGCGGGACTCAGCCTTTCGCTCAACGGCTCGTTCAACCGCGCCAAGGTGACCAAGCTGACCGATACCGAAGCTGCGATTTCGGGCGCCGAACTCGGAACGCGGCTCGCCTCGCCGCACTTCCAGGGCTCGGGGACGCTGCGCTATGATTTCGCGATCGGCGGCGGCAAGACCGCGTTCGCATCGGTCAATGTGTCGCACGCCGGTTCCTTCCCGAACCAGTTCCCCAATGTTCCCGGCAATCCCAACGCGGCGAGCCCGACCTATGATTATACGCAGGCCTGGACCAACACGAACCTCTATGCCGGGACGAAGCTCGGGGCGCTGAACCTCACCGCTTATGTCGAGAATCTCTTCGATGCGAGCAGGATCACCTATGTGCACCCCGAGGCATTCCTGGACGGGCGTTATGCCCGGATGCGGCCTCGGACGGTCGGCCTGCGCGCCGATTATCGCTTCTGACCGGCAAGCCTGCACAAATGACCGCTCGCCCCCTGTCGCTTGTCCTGCTTCTTACAGCGCTTCTCGCGGCCCCGGCTGCTGCGGCGCCGGGACCCGTTGTCGCGGCGCCAGCGGGCGAGGTGCGAGGAGGGACGGCGGACGGCATCCGCGCATTCAAGGGCATTCCCTATGCAGCGCCGCCGGTCGGAGCGGCGCGCTGGAAGCCGCCGCAGCCGGCGCCCCGGTGGCAGGGCGTGCGCGATGCGAGCGAGTTCGGCCCGGCGTGCATGCAGCCGAAGGCGCGCGCGGGCAGCATATACAGCTGGGATCTGCCGGCGATGAGCGAGGATTGCCTGTCGCTCAACATCTGGGCACCTGAGGGGGCGAAGGATCTGCCGGTCTTCGTCTGGATCCATGGCGGCTCGCTCGTCACCGGATCGGGCGGCGATCCAATCTACGACGGAAGCGCGCTCGCGAAACGCGGGATGATCGTCGTGTCGGTCAACTACCGGCTCGGTATGTTCGGCTGGTTCGCCCATCCGGGGCTGAGCGCCGAGTCTCCCGATCATCTGTCGGGCAATTATGGACTGCTCGACCAGATTGCGGCGCTCGAATGGGTGCAGCGCAACATCGGAGCCTTTGGCGGCGATGCGAAGAATGTGACGATTGCAGGCGAGTCGGCGGGCGCGCTCAGCGTCATGTACCTGATGGCGGCACCGCAAGCGCGCGGGCTGTTCGCGAAGGCGATTGCCGAGAGCGCTTACATGGTCTCCGCCCCCGGCCTTCGCGAGCCGATCAACGGCATGGTGCCCGCTGAAGAGCAGGGCGTGGCGCTCGCCGCAAAGCTCGGCGCGCCCAATCTCGCGGCGCTGCGGGCGCTCTCTTCCGAGGAGATTGCGAGCAAGCCGCCGACTTTGGGCTATTTCCCTTTCCCGGCGGTCGATGGCCAGGTCGTGCCGCGCCAGCTCGTCGAGACCTTCGACCGCGGCGAGCAGGCACCGGTGCCGATCCTTGCCGGTTTCAACAGCGGTGAAATCCGGTCGCTGCGTTTCTTGCTCCCGACACCTCCGGCCGACGCAGCCGCCTATGAAAAGGCGATACGCGCCCGGTATGGCGAGCTCGCCGAGGCGTTCCTCGCGCGCTATCCCGCCAAACATGTCGAGGACTCGATGCTCGCTGCGACGCGCGACGCCATGTATGGCTGGACCGCCGAGCGGCTGGTGTCGGACCAGGCGGCGCTTGGCCAGCCTTCCTATTTCTATATCTTCGATCATGGTTATCCCGCCATGGAGCAATGGGAGCTCCATGGCTTTCACGCAGCCGAGCTGCCTTATGTGTTCGGGACAGCTGGCAAGACCCCGCCCATGTGGCCGAAGATCCCCGACACGCTGGCCGAGCGCAAACTGAGCCAGGCGATGGGCGATTATTGGGCAAGCTTTGCCCGTAGCGCAAAGCCCAGGGCCGGGGGAGCGCCCGACTGGCCCGACTATGCCGACGACCGGGGTTTCGTTCATTTCGCGGAGGAGCCGCGCGCCGCGCACAATCTCTTTCCCGGAACCGCCGCGCTGCACGAAGCCGTGGTGTGCCGCCGCCGCGCCGCCGGCGATATTCCCTGGAACTGGAACGTCGGCCTCGCCTCGCCGCCGCTGCCGCCGAAGGCCGAGGGGTGCCAATGATCGACGGATCGATGCAATCCTACGGACTGACGCTCGACAAATTTCTCTCCCACGCCGCCAAATGGCACCCTGACGCCGAAATCGTGTCGGGCGGGGCAGACGGAAGCATCCAGCGCATCTCTTATGCCGCGCTCCATGATCGGGCGCGGGGCGTCTCGGGAGCGCTCGCCGCGCTCGGCATCGCGCCGGGTGACCGCGTCGCGACGCTCGCGTGGAACACGCAGGGGCATGTCGAGGCATGGTACGGTATCATGGGAATGGGCGCGGTGTGCCACACGCTGAACCCGCG contains:
- a CDS encoding carboxylesterase/lipase family protein, with product MTARPLSLVLLLTALLAAPAAAAPGPVVAAPAGEVRGGTADGIRAFKGIPYAAPPVGAARWKPPQPAPRWQGVRDASEFGPACMQPKARAGSIYSWDLPAMSEDCLSLNIWAPEGAKDLPVFVWIHGGSLVTGSGGDPIYDGSALAKRGMIVVSVNYRLGMFGWFAHPGLSAESPDHLSGNYGLLDQIAALEWVQRNIGAFGGDAKNVTIAGESAGALSVMYLMAAPQARGLFAKAIAESAYMVSAPGLREPINGMVPAEEQGVALAAKLGAPNLAALRALSSEEIASKPPTLGYFPFPAVDGQVVPRQLVETFDRGEQAPVPILAGFNSGEIRSLRFLLPTPPADAAAYEKAIRARYGELAEAFLARYPAKHVEDSMLAATRDAMYGWTAERLVSDQAALGQPSYFYIFDHGYPAMEQWELHGFHAAELPYVFGTAGKTPPMWPKIPDTLAERKLSQAMGDYWASFARSAKPRAGGAPDWPDYADDRGFVHFAEEPRAAHNLFPGTAALHEAVVCRRRAAGDIPWNWNVGLASPPLPPKAEGCQ